From a region of the Paenibacillus lutimineralis genome:
- a CDS encoding polysaccharide deacetylase family protein has translation MTARTNFDRGLREGKHRAKKRRRQIFMFAAIGLFCFGLMRLMLPLDTTAVAEQQGEQPVYQPSTTNVSKANPKDEDARPEGKIVYLTFDDGPSEWTEKFLDVLQEHGVKATFFMQGSNLQHKDLQSVVKRAVDEGHYIGGHSMTHQYKKLYEEGQFVSEMKDNLALIHDITGTNPHLVRAPYGSVPGLDDTMVRDQIAQEGLKIWDWTIESNDWKLKDQPEQIVENIKKATKVDLEVVLMHEKPQTLQVLPEIIEFYKKEGYRFGVYNDNEHFHMNFQKDHRL, from the coding sequence ATGACAGCAAGAACAAACTTTGATCGAGGTCTAAGAGAAGGAAAACATAGAGCTAAGAAGCGCAGACGGCAAATATTTATGTTCGCAGCCATTGGCCTATTCTGTTTTGGCCTGATGAGATTAATGCTTCCACTCGATACAACCGCGGTTGCGGAGCAGCAAGGAGAACAGCCAGTGTACCAACCATCTACGACGAATGTAAGCAAGGCTAATCCGAAAGACGAGGATGCCAGGCCAGAGGGCAAGATCGTATATTTAACGTTTGACGACGGTCCGAGCGAATGGACAGAGAAGTTTCTTGACGTTCTGCAGGAGCATGGCGTAAAGGCGACTTTTTTTATGCAAGGAAGCAATCTTCAGCATAAGGATTTACAAAGCGTGGTGAAGCGTGCGGTAGATGAGGGACATTACATTGGTGGACACAGCATGACCCACCAATACAAAAAGCTGTACGAAGAGGGACAATTCGTATCCGAGATGAAAGACAACCTGGCGCTTATCCATGACATTACAGGTACAAATCCACATTTGGTACGTGCGCCATATGGTTCAGTGCCTGGTCTGGACGATACGATGGTTCGCGACCAAATTGCCCAGGAAGGATTGAAGATCTGGGACTGGACCATTGAATCGAACGACTGGAAACTGAAGGATCAACCAGAACAAATTGTCGAGAACATCAAGAAGGCGACAAAAGTTGATTTGGAAGTCGTATTGATGCATGAAAAGCCACAAACGCTGCAGGTTCTTCCGGAGATCATTGAATTCTACAAAAAAGAAGGATACCGATTTGGCGTTTACAATGATAACGAGCATTTCCATATGAATTTTCAAAAGGATCATCGCTTGTAG
- a CDS encoding N-acetylmuramoyl-L-alanine amidase family protein, which yields MKKGSSIILTLLSVLVFVLLYQLVSGEGAASDRKASLGARSDKIRTLEHQPETPYKVVIDPGHGGKDKGATGASGNFEKDFTLQVALKVEELAKQEPQIEVYLTRSEDRFISSVNRERPEIGNQLGADLFISIHGNTYEDSSVSGTETYYYHEDSLFLAEILQKHIFQTNGFRDRGVKKEDFFVLKDSNMPAALIEMGYLTNPQEENEMLTEDFQYRMASSILDGIKEAQNLN from the coding sequence ATGAAGAAAGGCAGCTCGATCATACTCACCCTTTTGTCTGTACTGGTGTTCGTTCTGTTGTATCAACTTGTTTCCGGGGAAGGGGCAGCCAGCGACCGAAAAGCCAGCCTTGGTGCCCGCTCGGATAAGATAAGAACGCTAGAACATCAGCCAGAAACGCCTTATAAGGTCGTGATTGATCCAGGACATGGCGGTAAGGATAAGGGCGCAACGGGCGCCAGTGGAAATTTTGAGAAGGATTTTACGCTGCAGGTAGCGCTTAAGGTAGAAGAACTGGCGAAACAAGAGCCACAGATTGAGGTGTATCTCACTCGATCAGAGGATCGCTTTATATCTTCGGTTAATCGGGAACGGCCGGAAATCGGCAATCAACTGGGTGCGGATCTATTCATATCCATTCACGGTAATACGTACGAAGACTCTAGTGTTTCAGGTACTGAAACCTACTATTACCATGAAGATTCCCTGTTCTTGGCGGAAATTTTGCAAAAGCATATATTCCAGACCAACGGATTTCGGGACCGGGGAGTAAAAAAAGAGGATTTCTTCGTCTTGAAGGATTCGAACATGCCGGCGGCTCTAATCGAAATGGGTTATTTAACGAATCCGCAAGAAGAGAATGAAATGCTGACGGAGGATTTTCAATACCGGATGGCAAGCTCCATTTTGGACGGAATTAAAGAAGCTCAAAATTTGAATTAA